In a genomic window of Microterricola viridarii:
- a CDS encoding LacI family DNA-binding transcriptional regulator, which yields MAGIEEVAKLAGVSTATVSRALSGNGSVSEPTKLKVELAADALGYVVSSNASSLASGRTRNIGVVVPFLNRWFFSTVLEGAQQALLRDGYDVTLYNLAGNGSERQSVFEHFLLRQRVDAVIAISLELTGDEVARLHRLKKPLVGVGGPIPGVRTLAVDDAAVARLATEHLIALGHRRIGHIGGVLELDVDFHLPSSRRVGYESALVDAGLPVDPALFRPADFTIQGGYQAAKQLLGSPHGRPSAIYAASDEMAIGAILAAKDLGLSVPRDVSIIGIDDHDLADFFGLSTVAQYPRAQGEKAVQMLMEELHPERNYPVQPSVALPFDLVVRSSTATPPPA from the coding sequence ATGGCCGGCATCGAAGAGGTGGCGAAGCTCGCCGGTGTCTCGACCGCCACCGTCTCGCGCGCGCTGAGCGGGAACGGCTCCGTCTCCGAGCCGACCAAGCTCAAGGTCGAGCTGGCCGCCGACGCGCTCGGCTACGTCGTCTCCTCGAACGCGTCGAGCCTGGCCTCCGGCCGCACCCGCAACATCGGTGTCGTGGTGCCGTTCCTCAACCGCTGGTTCTTCTCCACCGTGCTCGAGGGCGCCCAGCAGGCCCTGCTGCGCGACGGCTACGACGTCACCCTCTACAACCTGGCCGGCAACGGCAGCGAGCGGCAGAGCGTGTTCGAGCACTTCCTGCTGCGCCAGCGGGTCGACGCCGTCATCGCCATCTCGCTCGAGCTGACCGGCGACGAGGTCGCCCGGCTGCACCGGCTGAAAAAGCCGCTCGTCGGCGTCGGCGGGCCGATCCCCGGCGTCCGCACCCTCGCCGTCGACGACGCCGCCGTGGCCCGCCTGGCCACCGAGCACCTGATCGCCCTCGGCCACCGCCGCATCGGCCACATCGGCGGCGTGCTCGAACTCGACGTCGACTTCCACCTGCCGTCCAGCCGCCGCGTCGGCTATGAGAGCGCCCTGGTGGATGCCGGCCTGCCCGTCGACCCCGCCCTGTTCCGCCCGGCCGACTTCACGATCCAGGGCGGCTACCAGGCGGCGAAGCAGCTGCTCGGCAGCCCGCACGGCCGGCCGAGCGCGATCTACGCGGCCAGCGACGAGATGGCGATCGGCGCGATCCTCGCCGCGAAGGACCTCGGGTTGAGCGTGCCACGGGACGTCTCGATCATCGGCATCGACGACCACGACCTCGCCGACTTCTTCGGGCTGAGCACGGTGGCGCAGTACCCGCGGGCCCAGGGCGAGAAGGCGGTGCAGATGCTGATGGAGGAGCTGCACCCCGAGCGGAACTACCCCGTGCAGCCCTCGGTGGCGCTGCCGTTCGACCTGGTGGTGCGCTCCAGCACCGCCACGCCGCCCCCGGCGTAG
- a CDS encoding alpha/beta hydrolase: protein MSSLTESEQLEVARANESEARPVVFIHGLWLLSSSWQKWRELFEDNGYVTLAPGWPDDPDSVEAARKDPEVFAKKMVKQVTEHYLEAISALTQQPVVIGHSFGGLIAQKIAGEGAASSTVSIDNAPFQGVLTLPRSSLKSAFPVLRNPANVNRAVALTFEEFTFGWANNLDEAEARELYETYHVPASGVPLFQAATANLNPFAETKVDTKADARGPLLLISGEKDNTVPPAIVHASYELQSKNPGVTELVTIPGRGHSLTIDSGWREVADEALAFVLKYSPPLSE, encoded by the coding sequence GTGAGCAGCTTGACCGAATCGGAACAGCTCGAAGTCGCACGCGCCAATGAGTCGGAGGCCCGACCAGTGGTGTTCATCCACGGACTCTGGCTGCTCTCCAGCAGCTGGCAGAAGTGGCGGGAGCTGTTCGAGGACAACGGCTACGTCACCCTGGCGCCGGGCTGGCCGGACGACCCGGACAGCGTCGAGGCGGCGAGGAAGGACCCGGAGGTCTTCGCGAAGAAGATGGTCAAGCAGGTGACAGAGCACTACCTGGAGGCGATCTCGGCGCTCACCCAGCAGCCGGTTGTCATCGGCCACTCCTTCGGCGGGCTGATCGCGCAGAAGATCGCCGGCGAGGGGGCAGCCTCCTCGACGGTGTCCATCGACAACGCCCCGTTCCAGGGCGTGCTGACGCTGCCGCGCTCCTCGCTCAAGTCGGCGTTCCCGGTGCTGCGGAACCCGGCGAACGTCAACCGTGCCGTCGCGCTCACCTTCGAGGAGTTCACCTTTGGCTGGGCGAACAACCTCGACGAGGCGGAGGCGCGCGAGCTCTACGAGACCTACCACGTGCCCGCCTCCGGCGTCCCGCTGTTCCAGGCGGCCACGGCCAACCTCAACCCCTTCGCCGAGACGAAGGTCGACACCAAGGCGGATGCGCGCGGGCCGCTGCTGCTCATCTCCGGCGAGAAGGACAACACGGTGCCGCCGGCCATCGTCCACGCCAGCTACGAGCTGCAGTCGAAGAACCCGGGGGTAACCGAGCTCGTGACGATCCCGGGCCGCGGGCACTCGCTCACCATCGACTCCGGCTGGCGCGAGGTGGCCGACGAGGCGCTCGCCTTCGTGCTGAAGTACTCGCCGCCGCTCAGCGAGTAG
- a CDS encoding TetR/AcrR family transcriptional regulator, protein MAPTARSVETRERILAVAAEEFADRGYAGTSIGGIAERAGVGKGLVQYHFKAKVDIAVTLVQSTFAQAPFANVVTVDPPPRGVAAIVASIRAVSRAFRDNVRVRAAVRLVREYDIIPVVFPTPYVGWMAVMAQCLRDATDAGDIPPGLDFETEGWHLVATFTGVQETSQRLTQREDLPERIEEMLQRQLRLLGVIDPQRFL, encoded by the coding sequence ATGGCTCCGACAGCGCGCTCGGTGGAGACGCGGGAGCGCATCCTCGCGGTGGCCGCAGAGGAGTTCGCAGACCGGGGTTACGCCGGCACGTCGATCGGCGGCATCGCCGAGCGGGCCGGCGTCGGCAAGGGCCTGGTGCAGTACCACTTCAAGGCCAAGGTCGACATCGCCGTCACGCTTGTGCAGTCCACGTTCGCGCAGGCCCCGTTCGCCAACGTGGTCACCGTCGACCCGCCGCCGCGTGGGGTCGCCGCGATCGTCGCCTCGATCCGCGCCGTCTCCCGGGCCTTCCGCGACAACGTCCGCGTGCGGGCCGCCGTGCGCCTCGTGCGCGAGTACGACATCATCCCCGTCGTCTTCCCCACGCCCTACGTCGGCTGGATGGCCGTGATGGCGCAGTGCCTGCGCGATGCGACGGATGCCGGCGACATCCCGCCCGGCCTCGACTTCGAGACGGAGGGCTGGCACCTGGTCGCCACCTTCACGGGGGTGCAGGAGACCTCGCAGCGGCTCACCCAGCGCGAGGACCTGCCCGAGCGAATCGAGGAGATGCTGCAGCGCCAACTGCGCCTGCTCGGCGTCATCGACCCGCAGAGGTTTCTGTGA
- a CDS encoding TetR/AcrR family transcriptional regulator translates to MSDEIAPPATRSYNSSLRAGQAAETRRRILEAAAECFSATGYGGTSLADIARAAGVSVETVKLNGPKRDLLLAAFEQSFAGREGRDSLADHEPIAAITETADDADYLRGIVHFVAEANRRSSRLWAAFLAAASSDSVVAEELAALQQRRRADFHTLVAVLTERGMVAASVPPARLAEALSFLVSPESYGQLVRESGWSQADYEAWLARTITLLAREGWPA, encoded by the coding sequence ATGTCGGATGAGATTGCCCCGCCCGCCACGCGCAGCTACAACTCCTCCCTGCGCGCCGGCCAGGCAGCCGAGACGCGACGCCGCATCCTCGAGGCCGCAGCCGAGTGCTTCTCGGCCACCGGCTACGGCGGCACCTCGCTCGCCGACATCGCGAGGGCCGCGGGCGTCTCCGTGGAGACCGTGAAGCTGAACGGCCCCAAGCGCGACCTGCTGCTGGCCGCCTTCGAGCAGAGCTTCGCCGGCCGCGAGGGGCGCGACTCGCTCGCCGACCACGAGCCCATCGCCGCCATCACCGAGACGGCGGATGACGCCGACTACCTCCGCGGGATCGTGCACTTCGTGGCCGAGGCCAACCGGCGCAGCAGCCGGCTCTGGGCCGCATTCCTCGCCGCCGCCTCGTCCGACTCGGTCGTCGCCGAGGAGCTCGCCGCTCTGCAGCAGCGACGCCGCGCCGACTTCCACACGCTCGTCGCCGTGCTGACCGAGCGCGGCATGGTGGCGGCCAGCGTTCCGCCAGCGCGCCTGGCCGAGGCGCTGTCCTTTCTCGTGTCACCGGAGAGCTACGGGCAACTGGTGCGGGAGTCCGGCTGGAGTCAGGCCGACTACGAGGCCTGGCTGGCACGCACGATCACCCTGCTCGCGCGGGAGGGCTGGCCGGCCTGA
- a CDS encoding glycosyltransferase, translating to MTSYLICSTPVHGHVTPLLAVSRHLVARGHRVRFLTGARYRDAVTATGAEHLQLPAEADYDDTNMDAAFPGRVGKSGVPGIRWDISNIFLKPAPAQIRAVDEAVLAEPTDAILVESMFIGSMGLLARPRAERPAIVSLGIIPLGLGSVDTAPFGLGILPKPGLAGRLRNAALRVVTEKFIFGGLQKEAAAMILATTGRPLDVFFMSGASQADAIVQFTVADFEYPRRELPETVHFVGPVSRTTPSVTPLPAWWGELDGSRPVVHVSQGTVANKDYEELIAPAMRGLAGEDVLVLVSTGGRPVESLPQPLPANVRAAEYLPYDALLPLTDVFVSNGGYGGVHYALEHGVPLVVAGTTEDKLEVNARVEWAGVGVNLRSHKPAPDAVAAAVRTVLVDPGYAARSRAIGAQITASSGLAGLEEVVQTLTAQAAVRR from the coding sequence ATGACCTCCTACTTGATCTGCAGCACCCCCGTCCACGGCCACGTCACGCCGTTGCTCGCCGTCTCGCGCCACCTGGTGGCGCGGGGGCACCGAGTGCGCTTCCTGACCGGCGCCCGCTACCGCGACGCCGTGACCGCCACCGGCGCCGAGCACCTGCAGCTGCCGGCGGAGGCCGACTACGACGACACCAACATGGATGCCGCGTTCCCCGGACGGGTCGGCAAGAGCGGCGTGCCCGGCATCCGCTGGGATATCAGCAACATCTTCTTGAAGCCGGCGCCCGCCCAGATCCGAGCCGTCGATGAGGCGGTGCTCGCCGAGCCGACCGACGCCATCCTGGTGGAGAGCATGTTCATCGGCTCGATGGGGCTGCTGGCCCGCCCCCGGGCGGAGCGCCCCGCCATCGTCAGCCTGGGCATCATCCCGCTCGGGCTGGGCAGCGTCGACACGGCGCCATTCGGCCTCGGCATCCTGCCCAAGCCCGGCCTCGCCGGCCGCCTGCGCAACGCCGCGCTCCGGGTGGTCACCGAGAAGTTCATCTTCGGCGGGCTGCAGAAGGAGGCCGCGGCGATGATCCTCGCCACGACGGGCCGCCCGCTCGACGTCTTCTTCATGAGCGGCGCCTCGCAGGCCGACGCGATCGTGCAGTTCACCGTCGCCGACTTCGAGTACCCGCGCCGCGAGCTGCCCGAGACCGTTCACTTCGTCGGGCCCGTCTCGCGCACCACCCCGAGCGTGACGCCGCTGCCGGCGTGGTGGGGCGAGCTCGACGGCTCCCGCCCCGTCGTGCACGTGAGCCAGGGCACCGTGGCGAACAAGGACTACGAGGAGCTCATCGCGCCCGCCATGCGCGGGCTGGCCGGAGAGGACGTGCTGGTGCTGGTGAGCACCGGCGGGCGCCCGGTCGAGAGTCTGCCGCAGCCGCTGCCCGCCAACGTGCGCGCCGCCGAGTATCTGCCCTACGACGCGCTGCTGCCGCTCACCGACGTGTTCGTCAGCAACGGCGGCTACGGCGGGGTGCACTACGCGCTCGAGCACGGGGTGCCGCTCGTGGTCGCCGGCACCACCGAGGACAAACTTGAGGTGAACGCCCGCGTGGAGTGGGCGGGCGTCGGCGTGAACCTGCGCAGCCACAAGCCGGCGCCGGATGCCGTCGCAGCCGCCGTGCGCACGGTGCTGGTCGACCCGGGCTACGCCGCGCGCAGCCGGGCGATTGGCGCGCAGATCACCGCGTCCAGTGGGTTGGCCGGGCTCGAGGAGGTCGTGCAGACGCTGACCGCCCAGGCCGCCGTGCGCCGGTAG
- a CDS encoding winged helix-turn-helix transcriptional regulator: MTVRNVQLQAIPGTTEGIFPAACPSRTVLDHVTSKWGVLVLLALSRESHRWGELRRGIEGISEKMLAQTLRTLERDGFVLREAQAVIPPRVDYSLTARGRELSAHLLPLMSWIDSNAAEILASEAPPTSQTA; the protein is encoded by the coding sequence GTGACGGTAAGAAATGTGCAGCTGCAGGCAATCCCGGGAACGACCGAGGGAATCTTCCCGGCGGCGTGCCCGAGCCGGACCGTTCTCGACCATGTCACGAGCAAGTGGGGCGTGCTCGTGCTGCTGGCGCTCTCGCGCGAGTCGCACCGCTGGGGCGAGCTCCGCCGCGGCATCGAGGGCATCAGCGAGAAGATGCTGGCGCAGACGCTGCGCACCCTCGAGCGCGACGGCTTCGTGCTGCGCGAGGCGCAGGCGGTGATCCCGCCGCGGGTCGACTACAGTCTCACCGCCCGTGGTCGGGAGCTCAGCGCGCACCTGTTGCCGCTGATGTCGTGGATCGACAGCAACGCGGCCGAGATCCTCGCCTCCGAGGCTCCCCCGACGAGCCAGACGGCCTAG
- a CDS encoding NAD(P)H-binding protein yields MTLVITGATGQLGTLVIDALLERGVPAANIVGTGRNEQRLAALGARGIRTAVADYSDGAALERAFAGAEAVLLISGSEVGQRVAQHATVIDAAKTAGVARLVYTSAPHATTSALILAPEHKATEELIAASGIPATILRNGWYTENYAGALDQAASGEIVASVGDGLVASASRADYAEAAAIALADPSHVGQVYELSGDVAWTHAELAAVAAELLGHSVAYRSLTPEQHLAALEQAGLDAGTAGFVVALDGNIRDGLLAETNGELARLLGRPTTPLRDGLAAGRETLAA; encoded by the coding sequence ATGACCCTCGTCATCACCGGAGCAACAGGCCAGCTCGGCACCCTCGTCATCGACGCGCTGCTCGAGCGCGGCGTTCCCGCCGCGAACATCGTCGGCACGGGCCGCAACGAGCAGCGCCTGGCCGCACTGGGCGCGCGCGGCATCCGCACCGCCGTCGCCGACTACAGCGACGGGGCCGCACTCGAGCGGGCCTTCGCCGGCGCCGAGGCGGTGTTGCTCATCTCCGGCAGCGAGGTCGGCCAGAGGGTCGCCCAGCACGCCACCGTGATCGACGCGGCCAAGACGGCCGGCGTCGCGCGCCTCGTCTACACCAGCGCCCCGCACGCCACCACGTCCGCGCTGATCCTGGCCCCCGAGCACAAGGCGACGGAGGAGCTCATCGCGGCGTCCGGCATCCCGGCAACGATCCTGCGCAACGGCTGGTACACCGAGAACTACGCCGGCGCACTCGACCAGGCCGCCAGCGGCGAGATCGTGGCCAGCGTCGGCGACGGCCTCGTCGCGAGCGCCAGCCGCGCGGACTACGCCGAGGCCGCCGCGATTGCGCTGGCCGACCCGAGCCACGTCGGCCAGGTCTACGAGCTGAGCGGCGACGTCGCATGGACGCACGCCGAGCTCGCCGCCGTTGCCGCCGAGCTGCTCGGGCACTCCGTCGCCTACCGCAGCCTCACCCCGGAGCAGCACCTGGCCGCCCTGGAGCAGGCCGGGCTCGACGCCGGAACGGCCGGCTTCGTCGTCGCGCTGGACGGCAACATCCGCGACGGCCTGCTTGCCGAGACGAACGGCGAGCTCGCCCGGCTGCTCGGCCGACCGACCACCCCGCTGCGCGACGGCCTCGCGGCCGGGCGTGAGACGCTCGCCGCCTAG
- a CDS encoding inositol monophosphatase family protein gives MSAELLDMARRIALQAGALAAERRREGVSVAASKSSDVDIVTAADRETEALIRALIALERPDDAFYGEESDAAAGSSGLVWVVDPIDGTVNYLYGSPAWAISIAVGELGEAGDAGAEPTAGWRALAGVVYAPSTGELFVASAGGGAWLEHVGSPDAAPERLLVNRGAELAHALIGTGFSYTAGRRAAQAEVLRTLLPLVRDIRRVGSAALDLCAVAAGRLDGYYERHLNPWDHAAGALIAAEAGAQVAGQNGAPATADLLIAAEPELFAALHGALLAAE, from the coding sequence ATGAGCGCTGAACTGTTGGACATGGCCCGCCGGATCGCCCTTCAAGCCGGGGCCCTGGCGGCCGAGCGCCGGCGCGAGGGGGTCAGCGTGGCGGCGAGCAAATCGAGCGACGTCGACATCGTCACGGCGGCCGACCGTGAGACAGAGGCGCTGATCCGCGCCCTGATCGCGCTGGAGCGCCCCGACGACGCCTTCTACGGGGAGGAGTCGGATGCCGCGGCCGGCAGTTCCGGCCTCGTCTGGGTCGTCGACCCGATCGACGGCACCGTCAACTACCTCTACGGCAGCCCCGCGTGGGCGATCAGCATCGCCGTCGGAGAGTTGGGCGAGGCCGGTGACGCCGGCGCCGAGCCAACCGCGGGCTGGCGGGCGCTCGCCGGAGTGGTCTACGCGCCGAGCACCGGCGAGCTCTTCGTGGCATCAGCCGGCGGCGGGGCCTGGCTCGAGCACGTCGGCTCGCCGGACGCCGCCCCCGAGCGGTTGCTGGTCAACCGCGGTGCCGAGCTCGCCCACGCCCTGATCGGCACCGGCTTCTCCTACACGGCCGGGCGCCGGGCGGCGCAGGCCGAGGTGCTGCGCACGCTGCTGCCGCTCGTGCGCGACATCCGCCGCGTCGGCTCGGCTGCCCTGGACCTCTGCGCCGTGGCGGCCGGCCGGCTCGACGGCTACTACGAGCGCCACCTCAACCCGTGGGACCACGCGGCCGGCGCCCTCATCGCGGCCGAGGCCGGCGCTCAGGTGGCCGGCCAGAACGGTGCCCCCGCGACCGCCGATCTGCTGATCGCGGCGGAGCCCGAGCTGTTCGCCGCGCTGCACGGCGCCCTCCTGGCCGCGGAGTGA
- a CDS encoding GNAT family N-acetyltransferase, which yields MSGDLPGPRLTTERLLLRRWNEADRAPFAAINADPRVMEHFPAVLDAAASDALIERIEQGFELHGFGLWAVELRGTGEFIGFVGLSRPGFTAHFTSPEHPAVEVGWRLAADSWGNGYASEAAFAALAFGFDTLGLLEIVSFTATGNLRSRRVMERIGMTRDPADDFAHPALAASDRLSAHVLYRVARPVPGGGA from the coding sequence GTGAGCGGCGACCTTCCGGGCCCCCGGCTCACGACGGAGCGCCTGCTGCTGCGCCGCTGGAACGAGGCCGACCGGGCGCCGTTCGCCGCCATCAACGCCGACCCGCGGGTGATGGAGCACTTCCCGGCGGTGCTGGATGCCGCGGCATCCGATGCCCTGATCGAGCGCATCGAGCAGGGCTTCGAGCTGCACGGCTTTGGACTGTGGGCGGTCGAGCTGCGCGGCACGGGGGAGTTCATCGGCTTCGTCGGCCTCTCCCGACCGGGCTTCACCGCGCACTTCACCTCTCCGGAGCACCCGGCCGTCGAAGTGGGCTGGCGCCTGGCCGCCGACTCGTGGGGCAACGGCTACGCCAGCGAGGCGGCATTCGCGGCACTCGCCTTCGGCTTCGACACGCTCGGCCTGCTCGAGATCGTCTCGTTCACCGCGACGGGCAATCTGCGCTCGCGGCGGGTGATGGAGCGCATCGGGATGACGCGCGACCCGGCCGACGATTTCGCCCACCCGGCCCTGGCCGCCTCGGACCGATTGAGCGCGCACGTGCTGTATCGAGTCGCTCGGCCGGTGCCGGGCGGCGGTGCGTAA
- a CDS encoding M23 family metallopeptidase, which yields MPAEHTAPDAPASGTAGLATPEAGAPAQPLTRREMRERERALELAANGSQEPATAVLPIAVAPVADEVPTRTAILPTIPQPEAHTAESYSDLLSSLLLPPREPAPLASAEDFMNAAAPAAFAAPTDSDEAPVLRRSRRAADVDFDAIVPGAPAADPGSRRGARTRGPVAALGASELSAGGLDTPPADSLDDELGDDDHTVGTLSVESLTADSLSVDALFAEALAAGSMAGESVPSGSARSAQVDDLTPRRRASAGGRPGPRASSAPSAPRASARSITRRVATKTTVVVAMGFVALMAVATSVPAEALLTADDVKAAALIAKMPSKSEPGQSVIASGADSITVQADDYETATIAEAAAASGIRMEATFVNNPNGAVQWPFAVGVHVGDRFGYRDCAGCSSNHGGQDFNPGLGAEIQSIADGVVTLAEDGEGSLGVHMMIEHQINGETITSVYAHMQHGTMRYGVGDVIKVGDVIGNTGTTGMSTGPHLHFEIRLGGINGTKTDPLDWLYANTN from the coding sequence TTGCCTGCTGAACATACTGCCCCGGATGCCCCCGCCTCCGGCACAGCTGGCTTGGCGACGCCGGAAGCCGGGGCGCCCGCGCAGCCGTTGACTCGTCGCGAAATGCGCGAGCGCGAGCGGGCCCTGGAGCTCGCCGCGAACGGTTCGCAGGAGCCGGCCACGGCCGTTCTGCCGATCGCCGTCGCTCCGGTCGCCGATGAGGTGCCCACGCGCACAGCGATCCTCCCGACCATCCCGCAGCCCGAGGCGCACACCGCGGAGTCCTACTCCGATCTGCTCAGCTCGCTCCTGCTGCCGCCGCGCGAGCCCGCTCCGCTGGCCTCCGCCGAAGACTTCATGAACGCGGCGGCCCCGGCCGCCTTCGCTGCGCCGACCGATTCGGACGAGGCGCCCGTGCTTCGCCGTTCGCGTCGCGCGGCAGACGTCGACTTCGACGCGATCGTGCCCGGTGCGCCTGCAGCCGACCCCGGCTCCCGTCGCGGCGCACGCACTCGCGGCCCCGTCGCGGCCCTGGGCGCCAGTGAGCTCAGCGCCGGTGGCCTCGACACCCCGCCCGCCGATTCCCTGGACGACGAGCTGGGCGACGATGACCACACCGTCGGCACGCTGAGTGTCGAGTCGCTCACCGCCGATTCCCTGAGCGTCGACGCGCTGTTCGCCGAGGCGCTGGCCGCCGGCTCCATGGCCGGCGAATCCGTGCCTTCCGGCTCCGCGCGCAGCGCACAGGTCGACGACCTGACTCCCCGCCGACGCGCCAGCGCAGGCGGACGCCCCGGGCCGCGCGCCTCGAGCGCTCCCAGCGCCCCGAGAGCCAGCGCGCGCTCGATCACCCGCCGCGTCGCGACCAAGACGACCGTTGTGGTTGCCATGGGCTTCGTTGCGCTGATGGCCGTGGCCACCTCGGTTCCCGCCGAGGCCCTGCTGACGGCCGACGACGTCAAGGCTGCCGCTCTGATCGCGAAGATGCCGAGCAAGTCCGAGCCCGGCCAGTCGGTCATCGCCAGCGGCGCCGACTCGATCACCGTTCAGGCCGACGACTACGAGACGGCCACCATCGCCGAGGCTGCGGCGGCCAGCGGCATCCGGATGGAAGCCACCTTCGTCAACAACCCGAACGGTGCCGTGCAGTGGCCGTTCGCCGTCGGCGTGCACGTCGGCGACCGCTTCGGCTACCGCGACTGCGCCGGCTGCTCCAGCAACCACGGTGGCCAGGACTTCAACCCGGGCCTCGGCGCCGAGATCCAGTCCATCGCCGATGGCGTTGTGACGCTCGCCGAGGACGGCGAGGGCAGCCTCGGCGTTCACATGATGATCGAGCACCAGATCAACGGCGAGACCATCACCAGCGTGTACGCCCACATGCAGCACGGAACGATGCGGTACGGCGTCGGAGACGTGATCAAGGTCGGCGACGTGATCGGCAACACGGGCACCACCGGCATGAGCACGGGCCCGCACCTGCACTTCGAGATCCGCCTGGGCGGCATCA